One genomic window of Ziziphus jujuba cultivar Dongzao chromosome 4, ASM3175591v1 includes the following:
- the LOC107416551 gene encoding transcription factor DICHOTOMA — protein sequence MFSSTNTLNPFPQQQQQQQYYFPPSSHPHHLPPPSPPILNQEVAATATVTPTASATVSDDILFHHDPLSAPFLLNISPLIPDTSVINLGVSNSAGTMTKQDMCNLYGGHNHHHHDHHHHHHHLDGGVPRFLPRKPMKKDRHSKIYTAQGLRDRRVRLSIEIAREFFDLQDMLGFDKASKTLEWLLSKSKKAIKDLARTKLSSTSCAKSSSLTSECEGDEEEQEQEQEDNEQANNEVVDNNEIILEGTVVSKRKKMLKEKNMRKLDEAAAALQHLRTAKESRAKARARARERTREKMCTVLKIHDPKKCPPTLHPSSTNPSSSQILNQLRTMNQFHGCERSSPKIVATAEIIEAIQESSSSIMSRRKLQKPTLISSFQQQHHHHQQLNEISSKGGQTSNDNNNTNNNTNSMFCPNLPQNWDINSPLIATTRPSFRTITNMNLSTELQIYGKTMGGQ from the exons ATGTTTTCTTCCACCAATACTTTGAATCCTTttccacaacaacaacaacaacaacaatattactTTCCTCCTTCTTCTCACCCTCACCATCTtcctcctccttctcctccAATTCTCAACCAAGAAGTAGCCGCCACCGCCACTGTCACCCCCACAGCCTCTGCTACAGTCTCCGATGATATTCTTTTCCACCATGATCCCCTTTCTGCTCCATTCCTACTCAACATTTCCCCATTAATCCCTGACACTAGTGTCATCAATTTGGGAGTTTCCAACTCAGCTGGAACAATGACCAAGCAGGACATGTGCAACTTGTATGGAGGCcacaaccaccaccaccatgatcatcatcatcatcatcatcatcttgatGGTGGTGTTCCTAGATTCCTTCCAAGGAAACCCATGAAGAAAGATCGGCACAGCAAGATTTACACGGCTCAGGGTTTGAGGGATCGGAGGGTTAGGCTTTCCATAGAGATTGCCCGCGAGTTCTTCGATCTCCAAGACATGCTAGGGTTTGACAAAGCCAGCAAAACCCTAGAATGGCTTCTTTCTAAGTCTAAGAAAGCCATCAAAGATCTCGCTCGGACGAAACTCAGCAGCACCAGCTGCGCTAAGAGCTCGTCTTTGACTTCGGAATGTGAAGGAGacgaagaagaacaagaacagGAACAAGAAGACAACGAACAGGCCAACAATGAAGTTGTTGACAACAATGAAATCATTCTAGAAGGTACGGTGGTTTCGAAGCGCAAGAAGATGCTGAAAGAGAAAAACATGAGGAAGCTTGACGAAGCTGCTGCTGCATTGCAACATCTTCGAACAGCGAAGGAGTCGAGGGCCAAAGCGAGGGCTAGAGCTAGGGAGAGGACCAGGGAGAAAATGTGCACTGTATTGAAGATCCACGATCCTAAAAAATGTCCTCCTACTCTCCATCCTTCAAGCACTAATCCTTCTTCTTCTCAGATCTTGAACCAATTGAGGACGATGAATCAGTTTCACGGCTGTGAAAGATCATCTCCGAAGATCGTTGCCACCGCCGAAATCATTGAAGCAATACAGGAATCGTCGTCATCGATTATGTCCAGAAGGAAACTGCAGAAGCCTACTTTGATTTCGAGTTTTCAGCaacaacaccaccaccaccaacaacTTAATGAGATCTCCTCAAAAGGAGGTCAAACTTCCAATGACAACAAcaacaccaacaacaacacaaacagcATGTTTTGTCCTAATTTACCTCAAAATTGGGACATTAACAGCCCCCTGATCGCTACTACTCGACCCAGTTTCCGTACCATTACCAACATGAATCTTTCTACTg AGCTTCAAATCTATGGCAAAACTATGGGAGGCCAGTGA